A single region of the Plantactinospora soyae genome encodes:
- the dpgD gene encoding enoyl-CoA-hydratase DpgD codes for MRFEKRAHVAYVTLDRPEVLNAMDLRMHEELGVIWDEVEADDDVRIVVLTGAGDRAFSAGQDLRERAELNRLGAQPTTFGSRGQPGSPRLTERFNFSKPVVARVNGYALGGGFELALACDIIVAADHAVFALPEVLLGLVPGAGGAFRLSRQLPLKAAMGYLLTGRRMTAHVAFHFGLVNEVVPADRLDRCVADWVDALLRGAPLAMRAIKEAVLRSVDMPMEQAFATRFEWEQRRMYSRDAVEGPQAFAENRDPVWDGR; via the coding sequence GTGCGGTTCGAGAAGCGGGCCCACGTCGCGTACGTGACGCTGGACCGCCCTGAGGTGCTCAACGCGATGGACCTGCGGATGCACGAGGAACTCGGGGTCATCTGGGACGAGGTCGAAGCCGACGACGACGTCCGGATCGTCGTGCTGACCGGCGCCGGTGACCGGGCGTTCTCGGCCGGGCAGGATCTGCGCGAGCGTGCCGAGCTCAACCGGCTCGGCGCGCAGCCGACCACCTTCGGCAGCCGAGGTCAGCCCGGCTCGCCACGACTCACCGAGCGGTTCAACTTCTCCAAGCCCGTGGTGGCCCGGGTCAACGGCTACGCCTTGGGCGGCGGGTTCGAACTGGCGCTCGCCTGCGACATCATCGTCGCCGCGGACCACGCGGTGTTCGCGCTGCCGGAGGTGCTGCTCGGTCTCGTGCCGGGCGCCGGCGGCGCATTCCGGCTGTCCCGGCAGCTCCCTTTGAAAGCCGCGATGGGATACCTGCTGACCGGGCGCCGGATGACCGCACATGTCGCGTTCCACTTCGGACTCGTCAACGAGGTGGTGCCGGCCGACCGGCTCGACCGGTGCGTCGCCGACTGGGTCGACGCGCTGCTGCGCGGCGCACCGCTGGCCATGCGGGCCATCAAGGAGGCGGTGCTGCGGTCGGTGGACATGCCGATGGAGCAGGCGTTCGCGACCCGCTTCGAATGGGAACAGCGACGGATGTACAGCCGGGACGCGGTCGAGGGTCCGCAGGCGTTCGCGGAGAACCGCGACCCGGTCTGGGACGGGCGCTGA
- a CDS encoding cation:proton antiporter: MTLAPPLGAHQLLIFLLAVATLLLLARCLGWLAQRVGMPALVGELLTGVFLGPSLLGWVAPDLSGWLLPAEATQMHLLDAIGQFGVLLLVGVTGAHLDIGLLRRRAGTVVRVSLGGLLIPLSFGIALGALLPSLMETGDGGRLLFAVFLGVAMCVSAIPVIAKTLSDMRLLHRNVGQLILLAGTLDDVVGWFLLSVVSAAAVKGVSAGQVSLSLLYLVGFIVFAVLAGRPVVRRVMRIADRSEDGGPSVATAVVVILLGAVCTHALGMEPVFGAFVAGILIGLPGAANQIKLASLRTLVTAVLAPIFLATAGLRMDLTALVDPTVALAALAVLVIAILGKFAGAYIGARLSRLSRWEGLAIGAGMNARGVVEVIIALTGLRLGVLNTVTYTIVVLVAIVTSLMAPPILRYAVSRLEQGDDERLREIEQEAWRGIPGTQPSRDTNPASGPTP, translated from the coding sequence ATGACGCTGGCGCCGCCGCTCGGAGCGCATCAGCTGCTGATCTTCCTGCTCGCGGTGGCGACCCTGCTGCTGCTCGCGCGGTGCCTGGGGTGGCTGGCACAGCGGGTGGGGATGCCCGCGCTGGTCGGCGAACTCCTCACCGGCGTGTTTCTGGGACCTTCGCTGCTCGGCTGGGTCGCCCCGGACCTCAGCGGTTGGCTGCTGCCCGCCGAAGCGACCCAGATGCACCTGCTCGACGCGATCGGCCAGTTCGGCGTACTGCTGCTCGTCGGCGTGACCGGAGCGCATCTCGACATCGGCCTGTTGCGACGGCGAGCCGGTACCGTCGTCCGGGTGAGCCTCGGCGGGCTGCTGATCCCGTTGAGCTTCGGCATCGCGCTGGGCGCGTTGCTGCCCTCGTTGATGGAGACCGGTGACGGCGGTCGGCTCCTGTTCGCGGTGTTCCTCGGGGTGGCGATGTGCGTCTCGGCGATTCCGGTCATCGCCAAGACGCTGTCCGACATGCGGTTGCTGCATCGCAACGTGGGGCAGCTCATCCTGCTGGCCGGCACGCTCGACGACGTCGTCGGATGGTTCCTGCTGTCGGTGGTCTCGGCGGCCGCGGTCAAGGGCGTCAGCGCCGGACAGGTCTCGCTGTCCCTGCTGTACCTGGTCGGCTTCATCGTCTTCGCCGTCCTGGCCGGCCGACCGGTGGTGCGCCGGGTCATGAGGATCGCGGACCGGTCGGAGGACGGCGGCCCGAGCGTGGCCACGGCCGTCGTCGTCATCCTGCTCGGCGCGGTCTGCACCCACGCCCTGGGCATGGAGCCGGTCTTCGGCGCGTTCGTCGCCGGCATCCTGATCGGCCTGCCGGGCGCGGCCAACCAGATCAAGCTGGCATCTCTGCGTACGCTCGTCACGGCGGTGCTCGCCCCGATCTTCCTGGCCACCGCCGGACTGCGGATGGACCTCACCGCACTCGTGGACCCGACCGTCGCACTCGCCGCGCTGGCAGTGCTCGTCATCGCCATCCTCGGCAAGTTCGCCGGCGCGTACATCGGCGCCCGGCTCAGCCGGCTCAGCCGCTGGGAGGGCCTGGCGATCGGCGCCGGTATGAACGCCCGGGGCGTGGTCGAGGTCATCATCGCCCTGACCGGCCTGCGGCTCGGTGTACTCAACACCGTCACCTACACCATCGTCGTGCTGGTCGCCATCGTCACCTCCCTGATGGCACCACCGATTCTCCGGTACGCCGTCAGCCGCCTGGAGCAGGGCGACGACGAGCGGCTCCGCGAGATCGAGCAGGAGGCCTGGCGCGGCATTCCGGGTACCCAGCCCTCCCGCGACACCAATCCCGCGTCCGGTCCGACACCATGA
- a CDS encoding RNA polymerase subunit sigma-70, whose translation MSDSPDEQAVWLQRAFDEHRRELHVHCYRLAGNVTDADDLVQETFLRAWRARDRFEGRASARTWFYRIATNVFLDSRKAAGHRTVPYGDPLEWSIELGPYPDALLADDPQTGLAARETVELAVIAALMYLPPRQRVAFVLRDVYGWTPQEIAAALDTAVAAVNSLLQRARHTLRRRAPSDPKDWRRPQLTSEDEEILRRYANAKDPETIRALLAEDVRITMPPEPPVVGIDAAAEFLSRPLDWRTFPTSANGRPALINYLRLPGSPYYEALVVDVLRIENGKIVESNAFIGARQVAAFSMPATLEP comes from the coding sequence ATGTCCGACTCGCCTGATGAGCAGGCGGTCTGGCTGCAGCGCGCCTTCGACGAGCACCGGCGTGAGCTACACGTGCACTGCTACCGCCTCGCCGGGAACGTCACCGACGCGGACGACCTGGTGCAGGAGACCTTCCTGCGTGCCTGGCGGGCGCGCGACCGCTTCGAGGGTCGGGCGTCGGCGCGCACTTGGTTCTACCGGATCGCCACGAACGTCTTTCTCGACAGCCGCAAGGCGGCCGGTCACCGGACGGTACCGTATGGTGACCCACTGGAGTGGTCCATTGAGCTCGGTCCCTATCCCGACGCCCTGCTGGCCGACGATCCGCAGACCGGTCTCGCCGCCCGGGAGACCGTCGAGCTGGCCGTGATCGCAGCGCTCATGTACCTGCCGCCGCGGCAGCGGGTGGCCTTCGTGCTGCGCGACGTCTACGGCTGGACGCCGCAGGAGATCGCCGCCGCGCTCGACACCGCCGTAGCGGCCGTCAACAGCCTCCTCCAGCGGGCCCGCCACACCCTCCGGCGGCGCGCTCCGTCGGACCCGAAGGACTGGCGCCGCCCGCAGCTCACCAGTGAGGACGAAGAGATCCTGCGCCGCTACGCCAACGCGAAGGACCCGGAGACGATTCGGGCACTGCTCGCCGAGGACGTACGGATCACGATGCCGCCCGAGCCGCCGGTCGTCGGGATCGACGCGGCCGCGGAGTTCCTCAGTCGACCGCTCGACTGGCGTACTTTCCCCACCTCGGCCAACGGGCGCCCGGCACTGATCAACTATCTCCGCCTGCCCGGCAGCCCGTACTACGAGGCGTTGGTCGTCGACGTACTCCGGATCGAGAACGGGAAGATCGTAGAGAGCAACGCCTTCATCGGCGCTCGTCAGGTCGCCGCCTTCAGCATGCCCGCCACGCTCGAGCCCTAG
- a CDS encoding DUF899 family protein translates to MTATPAPSAAAPPVVDRETWLRERNELLVREKAHTREGDAIAAARRQLPMTFIPTVTVRGPGGNTPLVEVFEGRRMLIAYFHMWHDGKPYEHQCEGCTFSTCHMQMLDYLHARDVTYAVFCEGPYDESAPFAEFMGYRFPWYSAKDSDPVLADGRGFGFVACYLRDGDEVYETYWTTGRGVEALMTTYHALDLTVYGRQENWENSPEDWPRVTGHPWRLNGRPTAQWSRPGAAPR, encoded by the coding sequence ATGACGGCAACCCCCGCGCCCAGCGCCGCCGCGCCCCCGGTCGTCGACCGGGAGACCTGGCTGCGCGAACGCAACGAACTGCTGGTCCGGGAGAAGGCCCATACCCGCGAAGGAGACGCGATCGCAGCCGCTCGTCGTCAGCTGCCGATGACCTTCATACCGACGGTGACGGTGCGGGGCCCTGGCGGGAACACCCCGTTGGTGGAGGTGTTCGAGGGCCGCCGGATGCTCATCGCCTACTTCCACATGTGGCACGACGGCAAACCGTACGAGCATCAGTGTGAGGGGTGCACCTTCTCGACCTGTCACATGCAGATGCTGGACTACCTGCACGCTCGGGACGTTACTTACGCCGTGTTCTGCGAGGGTCCCTACGACGAAAGCGCCCCGTTCGCGGAGTTCATGGGCTATAGGTTCCCCTGGTATTCGGCGAAAGACTCCGACCCGGTTCTGGCCGACGGTCGCGGCTTCGGGTTCGTCGCGTGCTACCTGCGCGACGGCGACGAGGTCTACGAGACCTACTGGACCACCGGGCGGGGCGTGGAGGCCTTGATGACCACCTACCACGCCCTGGACCTCACGGTGTACGGCCGGCAAGAGAACTGGGAGAACTCGCCTGAAGACTGGCCGCGGGTCACCGGGCACCCGTGGCGTCTCAACGGCCGCCCCACCGCGCAATGGTCACGCCCCGGCGCCGCACCGCGATGA
- a CDS encoding IS6 family transposase yields the protein MKQSGQRPAWSPPGSAFAGFRFPAEVIVVAVRWYLRFNLSYRDVEELLVERSVAVDHVTVYRWVQRFMPLLADAARFARHSPGDRWFVDETYVQVNGVWRYVYRAVDQHGQVIDVLVSTRRDAAAARRFFQRALRILKVTPAEVVTDAAPVYPAVLDDLVPSAWHHVERYANNPIEADHSQLKHRLRPMRGLRTDRTAQVIIAGHAFMQNLRRGHYELGHYELGHEAPPALRVAAAFTELARAI from the coding sequence ATGAAGCAATCGGGCCAGCGTCCTGCGTGGTCGCCGCCAGGGTCGGCGTTCGCCGGGTTCCGGTTTCCGGCTGAGGTGATCGTCGTCGCGGTCCGCTGGTACCTGCGCTTCAACCTGTCCTACCGGGATGTGGAGGAACTGCTGGTCGAGCGGAGTGTCGCCGTCGACCACGTCACCGTATACCGGTGGGTACAGCGGTTCATGCCGCTGCTGGCCGACGCCGCCCGGTTCGCCCGCCACTCGCCTGGTGACCGGTGGTTCGTCGACGAGACCTACGTCCAAGTCAATGGTGTGTGGCGGTACGTGTACCGGGCCGTCGACCAGCATGGGCAGGTCATCGACGTCCTCGTGTCGACCCGCCGGGACGCCGCCGCGGCGCGACGGTTCTTCCAACGGGCGCTGCGAATCCTGAAGGTGACACCCGCCGAGGTGGTCACCGACGCTGCCCCGGTCTACCCCGCGGTCCTCGACGACCTCGTCCCGTCAGCCTGGCACCACGTCGAGCGGTACGCCAACAACCCGATCGAGGCCGACCACAGCCAGCTCAAGCACCGACTACGACCGATGCGCGGGTTACGGACAGACCGGACCGCGCAAGTGATCATCGCCGGACACGCCTTCATGCAGAACCTGCGACGCGGACACTACGAACTCGGACACTACGAACTCGGACACGAAGCGCCACCGGCGCTCCGCGTCGCCGCGGCGTTCACCGAACTCGCCCGAGCGATCTGA
- a CDS encoding MFS transporter, with translation MMRKGPLAGRYPAVAAMVVAALAPYLVLSSTLDPLLPIISKELGMSPGEASLAEGLANAGYALGTVLSVQLAQHLPQRRMLIIYASILVIGSVLAATATGPVQFILGHVLQGLCTSLLLIAAVPPLVTGFPPTKLLPTAAVLNLSIFGAVALGPLIAGIQADHNGWRPLFWVVTGIAVLALLLALLTFEDVPPADPTATRSPVAVALATAGCVAAFYGASQLLPHQSLDATALAPLIVGVALILILLIQQYRAKRPLLIVRPLTSTLPVAGIVVAMSAAASSLPAIVLTGVVLRDRHSPLDLGLLFLPEFGGAVIAAIVFANLFTTRALHYFALAGMLSLIAGIALIAVSIPPGTIATLVGTGLIGIGVGATVTPALFIAGFSLRNAALQRVFAIIELLRAVAAFMITPILLYVAMTVGDSPAAGAQTALWVCLGLAVGGTLLAVALYALGGVRRPPSPAVQRWFTGEPAWTSPPLLAAIRPNATRGGPPSAGATPSA, from the coding sequence ATGATGAGAAAAGGTCCACTGGCTGGCCGTTACCCCGCGGTGGCGGCGATGGTCGTCGCCGCGCTCGCTCCGTACCTGGTGCTCTCGTCGACGCTGGATCCACTCCTGCCGATCATCAGCAAGGAACTCGGCATGAGCCCGGGAGAGGCGAGTCTGGCGGAGGGACTGGCCAACGCCGGGTACGCGCTGGGCACCGTGCTGTCGGTCCAGCTCGCCCAGCATCTGCCTCAGCGCCGGATGCTGATCATCTACGCCTCGATCCTGGTGATCGGTTCGGTGCTGGCGGCGACAGCGACCGGGCCGGTGCAGTTCATCCTCGGGCACGTACTCCAGGGCCTGTGCACCAGTCTGTTGTTGATCGCCGCCGTACCGCCGCTCGTCACCGGATTCCCGCCGACGAAGCTCCTCCCGACCGCGGCCGTCCTCAACCTGTCGATCTTCGGGGCGGTCGCGCTGGGTCCGCTGATCGCCGGCATCCAAGCCGACCACAACGGTTGGCGGCCGCTGTTCTGGGTGGTTACGGGAATCGCCGTCTTGGCGTTGCTGCTGGCGCTGCTGACCTTCGAGGACGTGCCGCCGGCCGATCCCACGGCCACGCGTTCCCCGGTCGCCGTCGCACTGGCCACCGCAGGCTGTGTGGCCGCGTTCTACGGAGCATCCCAGCTCCTCCCCCACCAGTCCCTCGACGCGACCGCGCTGGCACCGCTGATCGTGGGCGTGGCGCTGATCCTCATCCTTCTGATCCAGCAGTACCGCGCCAAGCGGCCGCTGCTGATCGTGCGCCCACTCACGAGCACGCTACCGGTGGCCGGGATCGTGGTGGCCATGTCCGCGGCGGCATCCTCCCTACCCGCGATCGTGTTGACGGGTGTCGTGCTCCGGGACCGGCACTCGCCCCTGGACCTGGGACTCCTCTTCCTGCCCGAGTTCGGCGGCGCGGTGATCGCCGCGATCGTGTTCGCGAACCTGTTCACCACGCGGGCACTTCACTATTTCGCGCTGGCCGGGATGCTCTCGCTCATCGCGGGCATCGCGCTCATCGCCGTCAGCATCCCGCCCGGCACCATCGCCACGCTGGTCGGAACGGGGCTGATCGGGATCGGCGTCGGCGCCACGGTCACCCCAGCGCTGTTCATCGCCGGCTTCTCGCTGCGCAACGCCGCTCTCCAGCGGGTGTTCGCGATCATCGAACTGCTGCGGGCGGTGGCCGCGTTCATGATCACGCCAATCCTGCTGTACGTCGCCATGACCGTTGGGGACAGCCCCGCAGCAGGCGCCCAAACGGCCCTCTGGGTCTGCCTCGGTCTGGCCGTCGGCGGAACGCTGCTCGCGGTCGCGCTCTACGCGCTGGGCGGCGTACGTCGTCCACCGTCCCCGGCGGTACAACGCTGGTTCACCGGCGAACCAGCGTGGACCTCCCCACCGCTGCTCGCCGCGATCCGCCCCAACGCCACCCGGGGAGGACCGCCGAGCGCCGGGGCGACCCCATCGGCATGA
- a CDS encoding tautomerase family protein — MVFVRVHSVKGYLSAEQKREMGDRLIAAVADAEGLYNSERHQQTSWIQYFELDPENWYAPFTVGDTKAFLQADMIAPQDYVKSKEDARIAIEKVTAAIRDVIGDGLLPGRGPWVQLYVIPQGQWGMDGLVPDFEKARAYFAAETHDEAVRVLETVMGQRVDPSQVS; from the coding sequence ATGGTTTTCGTGCGCGTACATTCTGTCAAGGGTTATCTGAGTGCCGAACAGAAGCGCGAGATGGGCGACAGGCTGATTGCAGCCGTAGCGGATGCGGAGGGTCTCTACAACTCGGAACGCCACCAGCAGACTTCCTGGATCCAATATTTCGAACTGGACCCTGAGAACTGGTACGCACCCTTTACCGTCGGTGACACGAAAGCCTTTCTGCAGGCGGACATGATCGCGCCGCAGGATTACGTGAAATCCAAGGAGGACGCCCGAATCGCGATCGAGAAGGTCACGGCTGCGATCCGAGACGTGATAGGTGATGGCCTACTCCCCGGGCGTGGGCCCTGGGTCCAACTCTACGTTATTCCTCAAGGGCAGTGGGGCATGGATGGCCTGGTTCCGGACTTCGAGAAAGCGCGCGCCTACTTTGCGGCCGAGACCCATGATGAAGCAGTGCGAGTACTTGAGACGGTGATGGGCCAACGGGTGGATCCCTCCCAGGTCTCCTGA
- a CDS encoding enoyl-CoA hydratase/isomerase family protein — protein MTQINITKESPSFWRASLNNPPVNVFGAQMIIEMRALLDAAEKDPELTVIVFESANPDYFIAHWDLADDLSSLADQPPPVTGQQPFVDVVVRLSKLPVVTISKIRGRARGAGSEFLLATDIRFASRERTLIGQFEMGAGSVPPGGGSPARLPRLVGRGRALEILVGAKDFDGDLAERYGYVNRAVPDAELDEFVTAFASRVASFDRGALAEIKGWVNAITLPDDNEFPPQSATFAARLGMPRYESWSAGAFAAGLQQSGDLEERLGTRSVEF, from the coding sequence ATGACGCAGATCAACATCACGAAGGAGTCGCCCTCCTTCTGGCGTGCCTCGCTCAACAACCCGCCGGTCAACGTTTTCGGTGCACAGATGATCATCGAAATGCGCGCTCTCCTCGACGCAGCCGAAAAAGATCCCGAGCTCACCGTCATCGTGTTCGAGAGCGCGAATCCCGACTACTTCATCGCGCACTGGGATCTCGCCGACGACCTCTCAAGTCTGGCCGACCAGCCGCCGCCGGTCACCGGGCAGCAGCCCTTCGTCGACGTCGTGGTGCGCCTGAGCAAGCTCCCCGTCGTCACGATCAGCAAGATCCGCGGTCGGGCGCGCGGGGCCGGCAGCGAGTTCCTCCTGGCGACTGACATCCGTTTCGCCAGCCGGGAGCGCACTCTGATCGGCCAGTTCGAGATGGGCGCAGGCAGCGTCCCACCAGGCGGCGGAAGCCCAGCCCGCCTGCCGCGCCTTGTCGGTCGCGGCCGCGCCCTGGAAATCCTCGTCGGCGCCAAAGACTTCGACGGCGACCTCGCCGAACGGTACGGCTACGTCAACCGGGCCGTCCCGGACGCGGAGCTCGACGAGTTCGTCACCGCGTTCGCCAGTCGTGTCGCGTCGTTCGACCGCGGCGCCCTAGCCGAGATAAAGGGCTGGGTAAACGCCATCACCCTACCCGACGACAACGAATTCCCACCCCAGTCCGCCACCTTCGCGGCACGACTCGGCATGCCGCGCTACGAAAGCTGGTCAGCAGGTGCCTTCGCAGCCGGACTGCAGCAGTCAGGAGACCTGGAGGAGCGCCTCGGAACCCGCTCCGTCGAGTTCTGA
- a CDS encoding SLAC1 family transporter, which yields MDHRAVDLRRIDIDQIHPGYFLPTVAGGLIASAAASDVGQHTLANIMLGLGLICWLVLGSRILNRLFIRPPLPTPLVPTLAIEVAPSAVAGLALFARDGGRIDIWVMLVSGYGLLLVIAQIRLLSLYLRLSFAPSFWAFTFSWSAVATIALHWITNDQPRVTASTPT from the coding sequence TTGGATCACCGGGCAGTGGATTTACGGCGGATCGACATCGACCAGATCCACCCCGGCTACTTCCTACCCACCGTGGCCGGCGGGCTCATCGCCTCGGCCGCCGCGTCCGACGTCGGACAACACACCCTGGCGAACATCATGCTCGGGCTCGGGCTCATCTGCTGGCTCGTCCTCGGCTCGCGGATCCTCAACCGGCTCTTCATCCGGCCACCGCTGCCCACGCCGCTCGTACCGACCCTCGCGATCGAGGTGGCCCCCTCCGCCGTGGCCGGCCTCGCGCTCTTCGCCCGCGACGGCGGCCGGATCGACATCTGGGTAATGCTGGTTTCCGGGTACGGACTGCTGCTGGTCATCGCGCAGATCCGCCTGCTCTCGCTCTACCTGCGACTCAGCTTCGCCCCGAGCTTCTGGGCGTTCACGTTCTCCTGGTCAGCGGTAGCGACGATCGCCCTCCACTGGATCACCAATGACCAGCCCCGGGTCACCGCGTCGACACCTACTTAA
- a CDS encoding SDR family oxidoreductase, whose product MASLNGATVFVTGANGGLGTAFVEAALERGADRVYAGARTEKKWGDARVVSLQLDMADPASIDRAAGQAGDTTILVNNAAIFPRGDLLSAPIDDITTTIETNLTGPIRLTRALAPALRSANGALVNVNSVLSWFAVGKAHSVSKAGLWMATNAFRLEFASDGVQVLGVYPGPTDTPMQPGEDRSGMSKPSDVVASVFDALEAGEYEVLLDEMTKKVQAALSQPISALYPTLASR is encoded by the coding sequence ATGGCATCGCTCAACGGCGCGACTGTCTTCGTCACGGGCGCGAACGGCGGACTCGGTACCGCCTTCGTCGAGGCGGCTCTCGAACGAGGTGCCGACCGCGTATACGCCGGCGCACGGACCGAGAAGAAGTGGGGCGACGCCCGCGTCGTGTCGCTGCAGCTGGACATGGCCGACCCCGCGTCGATCGATCGGGCCGCGGGCCAGGCGGGTGACACCACCATCCTGGTCAACAACGCAGCTATCTTCCCGCGCGGTGACCTGCTGAGCGCCCCGATCGACGACATCACGACGACCATCGAGACCAACCTGACCGGGCCGATCCGCCTGACCCGCGCCCTGGCGCCCGCCCTGCGGTCAGCCAACGGTGCGCTCGTCAACGTGAACTCCGTGCTCAGCTGGTTCGCGGTCGGAAAGGCCCACAGCGTCTCGAAGGCCGGCCTGTGGATGGCCACGAACGCCTTCCGGCTCGAATTCGCCTCGGACGGCGTGCAGGTGCTCGGCGTCTACCCCGGCCCGACCGACACACCGATGCAACCGGGCGAGGACCGGTCAGGAATGAGCAAGCCGTCCGACGTCGTCGCGTCGGTGTTCGACGCGCTCGAGGCGGGCGAATACGAGGTGCTCCTCGACGAAATGACCAAGAAGGTGCAAGCCGCGCTCTCCCAGCCCATCTCCGCCCTGTACCCAACTCTCGCATCGCGGTAG
- a CDS encoding MFS transporter: MQSDTVADVKYGFVTDAFRAELPPKSGRRPVNTARWPYVPHTVGFVGISAAMVSILVAAGAPTPLLPIYEREWGFPSWKLTLAFGVYAIALLVAILVIGSLSDHIGRRRLMIAALALNLVAMLMFLFASSIDGLIAARIVQGVATGAASSALSAAVVELAPERHKKLGALMAGMAPLAGLGIGALFAGILAQIVSDAAFTVWLVLVVLMAVATVFTVFTPETGSRKAGALASLIPRVSVPSQVRGLFASTLPGTISAFMTMALFLGLVPIVLRAAFDVESPVIAALAAFVTFGVGTVVSAVTTGVQPHRLRLFGASAMTIGAILFIGCVGAEALPLLWAAAVFCGAGLGASFAGTTRGLVPQVQAHERAGLFAAIFLVAYLAMGISSIVAGMSVGSVGVAAMAVDFGIAIAVVAVVGVVVTGTYGARRGKVHAA; this comes from the coding sequence ATGCAATCCGATACGGTGGCCGATGTGAAATATGGTTTTGTCACTGATGCATTCCGAGCCGAGTTGCCACCCAAGAGCGGCCGGCGGCCGGTCAACACCGCACGCTGGCCATACGTGCCGCACACTGTCGGTTTCGTGGGCATTTCGGCGGCGATGGTGTCCATCCTCGTCGCGGCCGGCGCGCCGACGCCGCTGCTCCCGATCTACGAGCGGGAGTGGGGCTTCCCCTCGTGGAAGCTGACCCTCGCGTTCGGCGTCTACGCCATCGCGCTCTTGGTCGCGATCCTCGTGATCGGATCGTTGTCCGACCATATCGGCCGCCGTCGGCTCATGATCGCAGCGCTCGCGCTGAACTTGGTGGCGATGCTGATGTTTCTGTTCGCCTCCTCGATCGACGGGCTCATCGCTGCTCGCATCGTTCAAGGAGTCGCCACGGGAGCGGCCTCCAGCGCCCTCAGTGCTGCCGTGGTGGAACTCGCCCCCGAGCGGCACAAGAAGCTCGGCGCTCTCATGGCCGGCATGGCGCCGTTGGCGGGACTGGGCATCGGAGCGCTCTTCGCGGGCATCCTCGCGCAGATCGTCTCCGACGCCGCGTTCACGGTATGGCTCGTTCTCGTCGTGCTCATGGCAGTCGCAACCGTCTTCACCGTGTTCACCCCCGAGACGGGGTCCCGGAAGGCGGGCGCGTTGGCGTCGCTGATCCCACGTGTCTCGGTGCCGTCGCAGGTACGCGGTCTGTTCGCGTCAACCTTGCCGGGGACGATCAGCGCGTTCATGACGATGGCGCTGTTCCTGGGCCTGGTCCCGATCGTGCTCCGCGCCGCGTTCGACGTGGAGAGTCCTGTTATTGCGGCATTGGCTGCATTCGTCACGTTCGGAGTGGGTACTGTGGTCTCGGCGGTCACGACTGGCGTGCAACCGCACCGGTTGAGGCTTTTTGGGGCCAGTGCGATGACGATCGGTGCGATCCTGTTCATCGGATGCGTCGGTGCCGAAGCGCTGCCTCTCCTTTGGGCCGCCGCGGTGTTCTGCGGTGCGGGGCTCGGTGCGTCATTCGCCGGCACCACTCGTGGACTCGTGCCTCAGGTGCAAGCTCACGAGCGGGCGGGACTATTCGCTGCGATCTTCCTCGTGGCCTATCTCGCCATGGGTATCTCCTCGATCGTCGCGGGCATGTCCGTCGGAAGCGTCGGCGTGGCCGCCATGGCGGTCGACTTCGGGATCGCCATCGCGGTCGTGGCCGTGGTCGGCGTCGTCGTCACCGGCACGTACGGGGCTCGGCGCGGGAAGGTTCACGCGGCGTAG
- a CDS encoding winged helix-turn-helix transcriptional regulator — MSLGGRYELDCAIARALDVVGERWTLLIICELFYGLRRYSELRKHIGVSPAVLTQRLNRLIEEGVVARVPGPGAHDEYELTPKGERLWPVLYGLGQWGDEHYTEPEARRTLTHHQCGTPLGDAGMCEHCKIVPPARDVVAQPRPVELEAERTRTRTRDPHRLLNPIRL, encoded by the coding sequence ATGTCTCTCGGCGGCCGCTACGAACTCGACTGCGCGATCGCGCGGGCGTTGGACGTCGTGGGCGAGCGGTGGACGCTGCTGATCATTTGCGAGCTTTTCTACGGGCTGCGTCGTTACAGCGAGTTACGTAAGCATATCGGCGTCTCCCCTGCGGTCCTGACCCAACGCCTCAACCGGCTCATCGAGGAAGGCGTCGTGGCCCGCGTCCCGGGACCCGGGGCCCATGACGAGTACGAACTGACCCCCAAGGGCGAACGCCTCTGGCCGGTGCTCTACGGGCTCGGCCAGTGGGGAGACGAGCACTACACAGAGCCCGAGGCGCGCCGGACCCTCACCCACCACCAGTGCGGGACACCTCTGGGCGACGCCGGCATGTGCGAACATTGCAAGATCGTTCCGCCCGCTCGTGATGTCGTCGCGCAACCGCGGCCGGTTGAACTCGAAGCTGAACGCACCCGAACCCGCACGCGGGACCCGCACCGACTTCTCAATCCGATACGTCTCTGA